The following proteins are co-located in the Pseudomonas sp. ATCC 13867 genome:
- a CDS encoding Crp/Fnr family transcriptional regulator, whose product MAGLCESAALLRAGAGKLLFREGDPAEHFLLVRHGCVEMLRFTCDGEERVFHLFREGQLIAEAAMFMPHGRYPMNARSQGSGEFFRLGRNALRKACEGHPPLAMRMLENLSLRLYRQVNEVDWLTASSASQRLAAYLLGLHRRQGECLNLPISQRQLATHLGIRPESLSRLLSDWQHAGRIQGRLRQWLLCDLTYLQDLASPAVRSF is encoded by the coding sequence TTGGCCGGCCTGTGCGAGTCAGCCGCACTGCTCCGCGCCGGGGCCGGCAAGCTGCTGTTCCGCGAGGGCGATCCCGCCGAGCATTTCCTGCTGGTCCGGCATGGTTGCGTGGAAATGCTGCGCTTCACCTGCGATGGCGAGGAGCGCGTCTTCCACCTGTTCCGCGAAGGTCAGTTGATCGCCGAAGCGGCCATGTTCATGCCCCACGGCCGCTACCCGATGAATGCCCGCAGCCAGGGCAGCGGCGAATTCTTCCGACTGGGCCGCAATGCACTGCGCAAGGCCTGCGAGGGCCATCCTCCGCTGGCCATGCGCATGCTGGAGAACCTCAGCCTGCGCCTCTACCGCCAGGTCAACGAGGTCGACTGGCTGACGGCGAGTTCCGCCTCCCAGCGCCTGGCCGCCTATCTGCTCGGCCTGCACCGTCGCCAGGGCGAGTGTCTCAATCTGCCGATCAGCCAGCGCCAGCTCGCCACGCACCTGGGCATTCGTCCTGAATCCCTGAGTCGGCTGCTCTCCGACTGGCAGCACGCGGGGCGCATCCAGGGCCGGCTACGGCAATGGCTGCTTTGCGATCTCACTTACCTGCAGGACCTGGCCAGCCCGGCGGTGCGTTCTTTCTGA
- a CDS encoding ABC transporter substrate-binding protein → MAREKVLRLGGPGAVVSFPLLHMVETNALADHAERVEFRLWQNPDQLRVLLAKNELDYSAAPVNLPALMAGRGQPVRLLNVSVWGIIWLVSRDPQVKGFADLAGKDVVLPFQRDLPAILIDELLLSHGLKPGKDLTLRPVRDGQDAQALLLAGRADHALLVEPAVSLLLWRNRSEGGAPLYRVQSLENAWKQAFPQQPELPQAGLMSSPQRAEDGELARAVEAAYAKSARWCSTQPRDCAELVHRHLPHLPVEAVEESIRVTRLDSVAASAARGPLEALFGLIAERHPQAIGGSMPPASFYGP, encoded by the coding sequence ATGGCCCGGGAAAAGGTGTTGCGGTTGGGTGGCCCCGGCGCGGTGGTCAGCTTCCCGCTGCTACACATGGTGGAAACCAATGCCCTGGCGGATCACGCCGAGCGTGTCGAATTCCGCCTCTGGCAGAACCCCGATCAGTTGCGCGTGCTGCTGGCCAAGAACGAACTCGACTACAGCGCCGCTCCGGTGAACCTGCCGGCGCTGATGGCTGGGCGCGGGCAGCCCGTGCGGCTGCTCAACGTCTCGGTGTGGGGAATCATCTGGCTGGTGAGCCGCGACCCACAGGTGAAAGGTTTCGCCGACCTCGCCGGCAAGGACGTGGTGCTGCCTTTCCAGCGCGACCTGCCGGCGATCCTGATCGATGAGCTGTTGCTCAGCCATGGCCTGAAGCCGGGCAAGGACCTGACGCTGCGCCCGGTCCGCGACGGCCAGGACGCCCAGGCGCTGCTGCTGGCAGGTCGCGCCGATCACGCCCTGCTGGTGGAGCCGGCGGTGTCCCTGCTGCTCTGGCGCAACCGCAGCGAGGGCGGGGCGCCGCTCTACCGCGTGCAGAGCCTGGAGAACGCTTGGAAGCAGGCTTTCCCGCAACAGCCCGAACTGCCCCAGGCAGGACTGATGAGCAGCCCGCAGCGCGCCGAAGACGGCGAGTTGGCACGCGCCGTGGAGGCCGCCTACGCCAAGTCCGCTCGCTGGTGCAGTACGCAGCCGCGGGACTGCGCGGAGCTGGTGCATCGGCACCTGCCGCACCTGCCGGTGGAAGCGGTCGAGGAGTCCATCCGCGTCACGCGCCTGGACAGTGTGGCCGCCAGCGCCGCGCGCGGGCCGCTGGAGGCGCTGTTCGGCCTGATCGCCGAACGCCATCCGCAGGCCATCGGTGGCTCCATGCCACCTGCCAGCTTCTATGGGCCGTGA
- a CDS encoding ABC transporter permease codes for MTSRRWAVLGGALLLVGWQLLAMRLGSLLMATPWQTLQAMARLPFEADFRLQAGTSLLRIVLGVGLGCLLGFCLGLLAGLDARVRGLLEPLRWLLMSVPPVVVVVLAMLWVGLGSAMVVLISVLMLAPGMYVNTVKGMQMVDRGLLEMARVYRFSPWQKLRRLYIPSLTAPLGAALLIATCGGVRLVVMAEVLGAESGAGFALANARSTFDSAGLYAWTLLILLLVAALEFLLLQPLQRRMGRWQEAAHA; via the coding sequence ATGACTTCCCGACGCTGGGCCGTGCTGGGTGGCGCCTTGTTGCTGGTGGGCTGGCAACTGCTGGCGATGCGCCTGGGCTCGCTGCTCATGGCAACTCCCTGGCAGACGCTGCAAGCCATGGCTCGCCTGCCTTTCGAGGCCGACTTCCGTCTTCAAGCCGGAACCAGTCTGCTGCGTATCGTGCTGGGCGTTGGCCTGGGTTGCCTGCTGGGCTTCTGCCTGGGCCTGCTGGCCGGGCTGGACGCTCGTGTACGTGGCCTGCTGGAGCCGCTGCGCTGGCTGCTGATGTCGGTGCCGCCGGTGGTGGTCGTGGTGCTGGCGATGCTCTGGGTCGGGCTCGGCTCGGCCATGGTGGTGCTGATCAGCGTTCTCATGCTGGCGCCGGGCATGTACGTGAACACCGTCAAAGGCATGCAGATGGTCGACCGCGGCCTGCTGGAGATGGCGCGGGTCTACCGCTTCAGTCCCTGGCAGAAGTTGCGGCGGCTCTACATCCCTTCACTGACCGCGCCGCTTGGAGCGGCACTGTTGATCGCCACCTGCGGCGGCGTGCGCCTGGTGGTGATGGCTGAAGTGCTTGGCGCGGAAAGTGGAGCCGGTTTCGCGCTGGCTAACGCGCGCAGCACGTTCGACAGCGCCGGGCTGTATGCCTGGACTCTGCTGATCCTGCTGTTGGTCGCTGCACTGGAGTTCCTCCTGCTGCAGCCGCTGCAGCGGCGCATGGGCCGTTGGCAGGAGGCCGCCCATGCTTGA
- a CDS encoding ATP-binding cassette domain-containing protein — protein MLEWYGVDLLLGERRVLADASLRLLPGERVGILGPSGAGKSSLLRLAAGLLRPHRGQADNGFRHPVLAFQEPRLLPWCRVAENLEIPLRAIGHERATARRLASHWLERVGLAGHEGAWPNQLSGGMAQRVALARAFAVEPDLLLLDEPFSALDPALRESLLDLCRDWLASSGAALLCVSHHPGELVGLVERFVLVNDGALRPFDLSGHTAEQAAAVLHQTLLALEIPAP, from the coding sequence ATGCTTGAGTGGTACGGAGTCGATCTGCTGTTGGGCGAACGGCGCGTACTCGCCGACGCTTCCCTACGCCTGCTACCCGGTGAGCGGGTTGGCATTCTCGGGCCCAGTGGCGCCGGCAAGAGCAGCCTGTTGCGCCTGGCGGCCGGCCTGCTGAGGCCCCATCGGGGGCAAGCGGACAACGGATTCCGCCATCCCGTGCTGGCCTTCCAGGAGCCGCGCCTGCTGCCCTGGTGCCGGGTTGCGGAGAACCTGGAAATCCCCCTGCGCGCCATCGGCCACGAGCGTGCAACGGCGCGTCGGCTGGCCAGCCATTGGCTGGAGCGCGTCGGCCTCGCCGGGCATGAGGGTGCCTGGCCGAATCAGCTGTCCGGCGGCATGGCCCAGCGTGTTGCCCTGGCTCGCGCGTTCGCGGTCGAGCCGGACCTGCTGCTGCTCGACGAGCCATTCAGCGCGCTGGACCCGGCCCTGCGCGAATCCCTGCTCGATCTCTGCCGCGACTGGTTAGCCAGCTCGGGTGCGGCCCTGCTGTGCGTCAGCCACCACCCCGGCGAGCTGGTCGGCCTCGTCGAGCGCTTCGTGCTGGTCAACGACGGCGCGCTTCGCCCATTCGACCTCAGTGGACACACCGCCGAACAAGCGGCGGCGGTCCTTCATCAGACCCTGCTGGCCCTGGAGATACCCGCGCCATGA
- a CDS encoding CopD family copper resistance protein yields the protein MIYPILLTLHLFAALMFIGTVFFEVLIFESVRKHVPAAVMRQVEQGIGKRARRLMPWVLLVLFSAGLGMVWTRYLPLLADPLASSFGTLLSLKILLALSVLGHFFSAMFLLYSGRMNSTYFRRIHLSVFSHMVGIVLLAKGMFYLSW from the coding sequence ATGATCTATCCGATCCTGCTGACCCTGCACCTGTTCGCCGCGCTGATGTTCATCGGCACGGTGTTCTTCGAGGTGCTGATCTTCGAAAGCGTGCGCAAGCACGTGCCGGCTGCGGTAATGCGCCAGGTGGAGCAGGGCATCGGCAAACGTGCGCGGCGGCTGATGCCCTGGGTGCTGCTGGTGCTGTTCAGCGCCGGCCTGGGCATGGTCTGGACGCGCTACCTGCCGCTGCTGGCGGACCCGCTGGCGTCCTCCTTCGGCACCTTGCTGAGCCTGAAGATCCTCCTCGCCCTGAGCGTACTCGGGCACTTCTTCAGCGCCATGTTCCTGCTCTACAGCGGGCGCATGAACTCGACGTATTTCCGCCGGATTCACCTGAGTGTCTTCAGCCACATGGTCGGCATCGTGCTGCTGGCCAAGGGCATGTTCTACCTGAGCTGGTAA
- a CDS encoding TonB-dependent receptor family protein encodes MSRCFNPKRRFPSKFSFPLLALGLLPLTVAAEDRLELEPMQIREKSPAPVSVSAQAERERLARVPGGTNLAEPQQETRLATLRDALDYQPGLVIQDFFGGADQPRLNIRGSGIQSNPVNRGVLLLQDGLPLNEADGSFIIGLLEPRNASWISARRGANAGSPGATSLGGELEFNSLTGADEAGRVRLEAGSFGRQGLQAAAGLDEGGHDARLSVSHDEYDGYRHHSASHRTVVQSNFGLDLGNGVQNRSYLSFSDLTFEIPNVITKARLKDDPRSVLGDGNTPQDRLLNVYKRDPHRDTQQLRLANRTQWSGAGWQQSFGVYGQNTRDDFTDPLSHTLTDSDTLGAQWQHEGEQRLFDYRLGVSWAYSDMTRELYANNPQNGSRMQRFGNFDLEASNLDLLLGLDWHLAPDWVLVTEVKWSDVSRDADSRDGAGHLDQEWNFATPKIGLNWTPSPDLRWYANISRSHEAPTFWEIVSAEVSPIAPALAQAQLVDLDVQSATTYEIGGAGRIARTDWSLTLYQSEVEDELISTSDAYGVKVGTYNYGSRTRHRGVEAGINGMLPTAASIGGDLAYRVAWTFSDFRFRGGEFQGNQIAGVPRQLWSAELLYRRGPWSIGPNLRWLPQDTPTDHANTRDNYQDSYALWGLKAAYKTREGLSVYVQGDNLADKTYASSYVIRNRADSSQPTFLSGNGRSLSVGAEYAF; translated from the coding sequence ATGAGTCGTTGCTTCAACCCCAAACGCCGCTTTCCTTCGAAATTCTCATTTCCCCTGCTGGCCCTCGGCCTGTTGCCCCTGACGGTGGCGGCGGAAGATCGCCTCGAGCTCGAGCCGATGCAGATCCGCGAGAAAAGCCCCGCGCCGGTCAGCGTGTCGGCGCAGGCCGAACGCGAACGCCTGGCCCGCGTGCCCGGCGGCACCAATCTCGCCGAACCGCAGCAGGAGACGCGCCTGGCGACCCTGCGCGATGCCCTGGACTACCAGCCGGGCCTGGTGATCCAGGACTTCTTCGGCGGCGCCGACCAGCCACGCCTTAACATCCGTGGCTCGGGCATCCAGAGCAACCCGGTCAACCGTGGCGTGCTGCTGTTGCAGGATGGGCTGCCGCTCAACGAGGCCGATGGCTCCTTCATTATCGGTCTGCTGGAGCCACGCAATGCTTCCTGGATCAGCGCCCGCCGCGGCGCCAATGCCGGCAGCCCCGGCGCCACCAGTCTGGGCGGCGAGCTGGAGTTCAACTCGCTGACCGGCGCCGACGAGGCCGGCCGCGTCCGGCTGGAAGCCGGCAGCTTCGGCCGGCAGGGGCTGCAGGCCGCCGCCGGGCTGGATGAAGGCGGCCACGATGCGCGGCTGAGCGTCAGCCACGACGAGTACGACGGCTATCGGCACCACTCCGCTTCCCATCGCACCGTGGTGCAGAGCAACTTCGGCCTGGACCTGGGCAACGGCGTACAGAACCGCAGCTACCTGTCCTTCAGCGACCTGACCTTCGAGATTCCCAACGTCATCACCAAGGCGCGCCTGAAGGACGATCCGCGCAGCGTGCTGGGCGACGGCAACACCCCGCAGGACCGCCTGCTCAACGTCTACAAGCGCGACCCGCACCGCGACACCCAGCAGCTGCGGCTAGCCAACCGCACCCAGTGGAGCGGGGCCGGCTGGCAGCAGAGCTTCGGCGTCTACGGGCAGAACACCCGGGACGACTTCACCGACCCGCTCAGCCACACCCTCACCGACAGCGACACGCTCGGCGCGCAATGGCAGCACGAAGGCGAGCAGCGCCTCTTCGATTATCGCCTGGGCGTCAGTTGGGCCTACAGCGACATGACCCGCGAGCTGTACGCCAACAACCCGCAGAACGGCAGCCGCATGCAGCGCTTCGGCAACTTCGACCTGGAGGCGTCCAACCTCGACCTGTTGCTGGGGCTGGACTGGCACCTGGCGCCGGACTGGGTGCTGGTTACCGAGGTGAAGTGGAGTGATGTCAGCCGCGATGCGGACTCGCGCGATGGCGCCGGCCATCTCGACCAGGAATGGAACTTCGCCACGCCGAAGATCGGCCTGAACTGGACGCCGAGCCCGGACCTGCGCTGGTACGCCAACATCAGCCGCAGCCACGAAGCGCCGACCTTCTGGGAAATCGTCTCTGCCGAAGTCTCGCCCATCGCGCCGGCACTGGCCCAGGCGCAGCTGGTCGACCTCGACGTGCAGAGTGCTACCACCTACGAGATCGGTGGCGCCGGCCGCATCGCCCGCACCGACTGGAGCCTCACCCTGTACCAGAGCGAGGTGGAGGACGAACTGATCTCCACCAGCGACGCCTACGGGGTGAAGGTGGGGACCTACAACTACGGCTCGCGTACCCGCCACCGCGGCGTCGAGGCCGGGATCAACGGTATGCTGCCGACGGCGGCAAGCATCGGCGGCGACCTGGCCTATCGGGTGGCATGGACCTTCAGTGATTTCCGCTTCCGCGGTGGTGAATTCCAGGGCAACCAGATCGCCGGCGTGCCGCGCCAGCTGTGGTCGGCGGAGCTACTGTACCGACGCGGGCCGTGGAGCATCGGGCCGAACCTGCGCTGGCTGCCGCAGGACACTCCGACCGACCATGCCAATACCCGAGACAACTACCAGGATTCCTATGCGCTGTGGGGCCTCAAGGCCGCCTACAAGACGCGCGAGGGGCTGAGTGTCTATGTGCAGGGTGACAACCTGGCGGACAAGACCTATGCCAGCAGCTATGTGATCCGCAACCGCGCGGACTCCTCGCAGCCGACCTTCCTCAGCGGTAATGGGCGCAGCCTGAGCGTGGGGGCTGAGTACGCCTTCTAG